In one Chloroflexota bacterium genomic region, the following are encoded:
- a CDS encoding transposase: MQYPVLVLAWRLKKAFRVWYGYGRRADAEAGLARWEDAAREDGPTVLPLV, encoded by the coding sequence ATGCAGTACCCTGTGCTTGTTCTGGCCTGGCGACTGAAGAAGGCATTTCGGGTCTGGTATGGCTATGGCAGGCGGGCAGACGCTGAAGCCGGGCTGGCCCGATGGGAAGATGCAGCAAGAGAAGACGGCCCTACCGTCCTCCCCCTCGTTTGA
- a CDS encoding PDZ domain-containing protein: protein MLKLRSVLVAVLLILSISLVSVWGCGVLDRTGALSTVGSPVGNSISTVDDSTTQDNNSSVVGSTITYSSPPYIDETVGSQLSTRELVEKVWPAVVSIVTETVSYNWFYQAVPQTGAGTGIIISPDGYIVTNNHVVEDANKVTVTLSDGSTYEATSIATDPQTDLAVVKIDANNLTYLHFLNSSLEQLNVLDPVVAVGNALALPGGPTWTAGVVSNLGRSIELSTGVVLYDLIQTDASINKGNSGGPLVNMAGQVVGINTAIVSDSENIGFAISTDTIIPVVQSLIENGKVSRPWLGVQVTTVTSTIQSYYRLSVNTGALIVRVSSGSPADKAGLRAGDVVTKIDNKDISTAEDLISAIGSHQVSDQVTVVYYRGSAQRVVNTTLGESPS from the coding sequence ATGCTTAAGCTAAGGTCTGTTCTCGTGGCTGTTCTTCTGATTCTCAGTATAAGCCTGGTATCAGTTTGGGGGTGCGGTGTCCTTGACCGAACTGGCGCCCTTTCCACGGTAGGAAGCCCTGTGGGAAACTCTATCTCCACAGTGGACGACTCCACGACACAAGACAATAACAGCTCCGTCGTCGGCAGTACGATAACGTACTCAAGTCCTCCATATATTGATGAGACAGTTGGCTCTCAGCTCAGTACTCGGGAGCTAGTGGAAAAGGTATGGCCCGCCGTGGTTTCCATCGTTACTGAAACGGTGAGCTACAACTGGTTCTATCAGGCAGTTCCACAGACAGGCGCGGGAACAGGGATAATAATCAGCCCTGACGGTTACATTGTGACCAATAATCACGTGGTCGAGGATGCCAATAAGGTGACAGTAACTCTAAGTGATGGAAGTACATATGAGGCAACTAGCATAGCTACCGACCCGCAAACCGACCTTGCGGTGGTGAAAATTGACGCTAATAATCTCACCTACCTGCACTTCCTGAACAGTTCTTTGGAGCAGCTTAATGTTCTTGATCCTGTGGTGGCGGTGGGCAATGCCCTGGCTTTGCCGGGAGGCCCCACCTGGACTGCCGGCGTAGTCAGCAATCTGGGACGCTCTATTGAACTGAGCACCGGCGTGGTGCTCTACGACCTGATCCAGACTGACGCTTCCATAAACAAAGGGAATAGCGGTGGACCTCTGGTGAACATGGCGGGGCAAGTAGTGGGAATCAATACAGCCATTGTGAGCGATTCCGAAAACATTGGCTTTGCCATAAGCACTGATACCATCATTCCTGTGGTGCAGAGCTTGATAGAGAATGGAAAGGTGTCCCGTCCATGGCTGGGAGTACAGGTGACGACGGTTACCTCAACCATCCAGAGTTACTACAGGCTGTCGGTCAACACAGGGGCGCTTATTGTTAGGGTAAGTAGCGGAAGCCCAGCAGATAAGGCTGGCCTGAGAGCGGGTGATGTTGTCACCAAAATCGACAACAAAGACATCAGCACAGCCGAGGACCTGATTTCAGCTATAGGTTCTCACCAGGTAAGTGATCAAGTGACCGTTGTCTATTATCGCGGCAGCGCGCAGAGAGTGGTCAATACCACGCTGGGAGAGTCCCCATCTTAA
- a CDS encoding response regulator transcription factor, which produces MRILVVDDDRRLCSIIKRGLMEEAYAVDVAYDGEEAEYLIEVNPYDLVILDVMMPRKDGIQVCRELRSKRIDTMVLMLTARDAVEDRVKGLDAGADDYLVKPFAFNELLARIRALLRREGAFKSPQLRVGDLILDTLTRQLRRGQEAIDLTTKEYAILEYFMRHPNMVITRTMLEEHVWNYDFDSMSNLVDVYIRRLRSKIDIEGEDSVIQTVRGAGYRLRAQ; this is translated from the coding sequence ATGCGGATTCTAGTCGTGGACGACGACAGACGGCTTTGCAGCATCATTAAGCGCGGTCTTATGGAGGAAGCGTACGCCGTGGACGTTGCTTATGATGGAGAGGAGGCGGAGTATCTGATAGAGGTCAATCCCTACGATCTCGTCATTCTAGATGTCATGATGCCCAGGAAAGACGGAATCCAGGTCTGCCGAGAACTCCGCTCGAAGCGGATAGACACAATGGTTCTGATGCTGACGGCCAGAGATGCTGTTGAAGACAGGGTGAAGGGACTGGATGCCGGGGCAGATGACTATCTGGTCAAGCCTTTCGCCTTCAACGAGCTTCTGGCCCGGATTCGGGCACTCCTGCGCCGGGAAGGAGCGTTCAAATCGCCCCAGCTTCGGGTCGGGGACCTGATTTTGGACACGCTCACCCGGCAGCTACGTCGTGGTCAAGAGGCGATCGACCTGACCACCAAGGAATACGCTATACTCGAGTACTTCATGAGGCACCCCAACATGGTCATTACGCGGACAATGTTAGAGGAACATGTCTGGAACTATGATTTCGATAGCATGTCCAATCTTGTAGATGTCTACATCCGACGATTGCGGAGCAAGATAGACATTGAGGGAGAGGATAGCGTAATCCAGACGGTAAGAGGCGCTGGCTATCGACTGAGAGCACAATGA
- a CDS encoding CoA transferase, with translation MSLVFRGAGCKPESRIATEELNCERRCYVPKGQEGALSVYRILDLTDSKGACCTKILADMGAEVIKIEKPEGDPTRDIPPFAGDVPHKEKSLYFLFRNANKYGITLNLESPDGQAIFKRLVKTADVLVETNPPGYMKGVGLDYQVLKEINPGLIEASITEFGQTGPYKDWKGSDIVDFALSTTMITSGFPEKPPCNIPGTPVYDAASLIAAVSIVVSLYHRGSTGLGQYIDISVHESARLGLYPWMVPIYSYNIFPDAPPPAPEGRMGASIYPVYPCKDGYVRVVALTPRQWDALLRVLGEPEVLRLPEWREFIYRIANAADLYALMLEFTTKYTMVELFEAGHREGVPIVPIWDVAGFVNNPHTKARKFFVEMKHPVVGKFSCPGSPYKWSRTPCRMRRAAPCLGEHNEKFYCQELGLSKDELAALRRAGVI, from the coding sequence CTGAGTCTCGTTTTTCGCGGTGCTGGCTGCAAGCCAGAATCAAGAATTGCTACTGAAGAGCTCAACTGTGAAAGGAGGTGCTACGTGCCAAAAGGCCAGGAAGGCGCGCTGAGCGTATACCGGATCCTGGATCTCACCGATAGTAAGGGCGCCTGCTGCACTAAGATACTGGCGGACATGGGCGCCGAGGTTATTAAGATTGAAAAGCCTGAGGGTGATCCGACCCGGGACATTCCACCCTTTGCAGGCGATGTGCCGCACAAAGAGAAAAGCCTCTACTTCCTTTTCCGCAATGCCAATAAATATGGGATAACCCTGAACCTAGAAAGCCCTGACGGCCAGGCTATTTTCAAGAGACTAGTGAAGACAGCGGATGTCCTGGTGGAAACCAATCCTCCAGGGTATATGAAGGGGGTGGGGTTGGACTACCAAGTGCTGAAAGAGATAAACCCCGGCCTGATTGAGGCGAGCATCACCGAGTTTGGCCAGACCGGGCCCTACAAGGATTGGAAAGGTTCTGACATTGTTGATTTTGCCCTGAGCACCACCATGATTACCAGTGGCTTTCCCGAGAAGCCACCCTGTAACATACCAGGTACGCCCGTCTACGATGCGGCTTCTCTTATTGCTGCTGTGTCTATTGTGGTGTCGCTCTATCATCGCGGCAGCACAGGATTGGGACAATATATTGATATCTCGGTGCACGAGTCTGCACGCCTGGGCCTTTATCCCTGGATGGTGCCGATCTACTCTTATAACATCTTCCCTGATGCTCCACCGCCGGCGCCGGAGGGGCGGATGGGGGCTTCCATTTACCCGGTTTATCCCTGTAAGGACGGATACGTTCGGGTGGTAGCTCTCACTCCAAGGCAGTGGGATGCCTTGCTCAGGGTGCTGGGCGAGCCTGAGGTGCTACGCCTGCCGGAATGGAGAGAGTTTATATACCGCATTGCTAATGCCGCTGACCTATATGCTCTGATGCTGGAGTTCACTACCAAGTACACCATGGTCGAGCTTTTTGAGGCGGGACACAGGGAAGGGGTTCCCATCGTTCCTATATGGGACGTAGCTGGTTTTGTCAATAACCCCCATACCAAGGCCAGGAAATTCTTCGTTGAAATGAAACACCCGGTGGTGGGCAAATTCAGTTGTCCAGGGTCTCCGTACAAGTGGAGTCGGACTCCCTGTCGAATGCGGCGCGCTGCTCCCTGCCTCGGCGAACATAATGAGAAGTTCTATTGCCAGGAATTGGGTTTATCAAAGGATGAACTGGCAGCCCTCAGACGGGCTGGGGTCATATAG
- a CDS encoding HAMP domain-containing protein has protein sequence MSFLHSIKFRFTVWYLLVLIILLSILSTVVYFHMSRSLNNNLDNSLELRATQLQSIRTILDSIKQGEFQQELGEIVVLYYYSGDTLVQVSSRNISVTLDSQFVERAIDGESSFVTVHTTTGEEVRLYAAPIRLPGPGGGTGVQQAAVVVGRSTKDIEQALDGLVRTLSIAVPLTLLVAAGGGVFLARRALKPVDQISQTAQDIGGGDLSQRIEVNTRDELGRLASTLNQMIGRLQRAFKRQQQFTADASHELRTPLAVIQAESSLALQKDRSASDYQKSLESVSQEANHMSAIIDRLLTLARADDGKDRLTFQEVNLAKLIQDLGADAEILCQEKGLRFHLGEAHDLIVKGDEAMLRQLFLNLLDNATKYTPSGGTVSVSFRTEGQMAVVAVSDTGIGIAPEDMPFIFERFYRVDKARSRAGGGAGLGLAISQHIAKAHGGKIEVESQLGKGSTFTVSLPRLKQA, from the coding sequence ATGAGTTTCCTTCATAGCATCAAGTTCAGGTTCACTGTCTGGTATTTGTTGGTGCTGATCATCCTTCTGAGCATCCTGAGCACGGTTGTTTATTTCCACATGTCGCGCAGCCTGAATAACAACCTTGACAATTCGCTGGAACTGCGAGCCACGCAGCTACAGAGCATCCGTACAATTCTTGACAGCATCAAGCAGGGGGAATTCCAGCAGGAGCTGGGCGAAATCGTAGTGCTATACTACTACTCTGGAGACACACTGGTACAGGTGTCCTCCAGAAACATAAGCGTCACCCTGGACAGCCAATTCGTTGAACGGGCCATCGACGGTGAGAGTTCCTTCGTCACCGTCCACACAACAACAGGAGAAGAGGTACGGCTTTACGCGGCTCCCATCCGTCTGCCAGGGCCCGGGGGCGGGACCGGCGTCCAGCAAGCAGCCGTTGTTGTCGGTCGCTCCACAAAGGATATAGAACAAGCGTTGGACGGCCTGGTGCGGACACTTAGCATTGCAGTCCCTCTGACGCTATTAGTGGCTGCCGGAGGAGGCGTTTTCCTTGCCAGGCGGGCACTCAAGCCCGTGGATCAAATCTCCCAAACAGCACAGGATATCGGCGGGGGGGACTTGAGTCAGCGCATTGAAGTCAATACCAGGGACGAACTGGGTAGGCTCGCCTCCACTCTTAATCAGATGATAGGACGATTGCAAAGAGCATTCAAGCGACAGCAGCAGTTCACCGCTGATGCCTCGCACGAGCTTCGCACTCCACTGGCAGTGATTCAAGCGGAGTCTTCTCTTGCTTTGCAGAAGGACAGATCTGCGAGCGACTATCAAAAGTCTCTTGAATCTGTCAGCCAAGAGGCAAACCATATGTCCGCGATCATTGATAGATTGCTTACCCTGGCCCGGGCTGACGACGGAAAGGATCGATTGACTTTTCAAGAAGTCAACCTGGCCAAGCTGATCCAAGATCTGGGTGCGGACGCAGAAATACTCTGTCAGGAAAAAGGACTGAGATTTCACCTGGGTGAGGCGCACGATCTGATAGTGAAAGGCGATGAGGCCATGCTGAGGCAACTGTTCCTTAACCTTCTGGACAATGCCACCAAATATACGCCAAGTGGGGGAACCGTCTCGGTCTCGTTTCGCACAGAGGGACAGATGGCGGTCGTGGCGGTCAGCGACACAGGAATTGGAATCGCTCCGGAGGACATGCCTTTCATCTTCGAACGGTTCTACCGCGTTGACAAAGCTCGCTCTCGCGCCGGAGGGGGCGCTGGACTTGGGTTGGCGATATCCCAGCACATTGCCAAGGCTCACGGAGGGAAGATAGAAGTCGAAAGCCAGCTAGGGAAAGGGAGCACTTTTACTGTGTCGTTGCCTCGCCTGAAGCAGGCTTGA
- a CDS encoding CoA transferase yields MASALSGIKVLDMTGLGPSSIAAMMLGDMGAEVIKIDLPSGGGSRGVGDGIPFMPEDQEEVDRANAWMATNRNKKSVAINLRTEAGQRIFQKLAQTSDVIIESFRPGVMDRMNAGYQAISKINPRIIYCSVSGYGQTGPYRNFPGHDANYSGMGGVLGLTGESQEGKPVIALNIVADIAVAVFEAVIGILLAVCARERTGRGQHVDISMTDGVVSLLIGVPGAGEYLYSQALPRRGETMTSGNRPYYAVYQTKDNKYLTVCPIEPRFWGNLCRAIGREDLIPQQFDPSMEGELRSQLSRILLTKSRDEWFELLTKADVPVGKVLDMDELFSDPQVLHRQMIMELKHPKFGKVKQIGIGIKLSDTPGEVRALAHRLGQDTNEVLSGLGYSQSEMKELRQQGAIY; encoded by the coding sequence TTGGCATCAGCACTAAGCGGTATTAAGGTCCTGGATATGACTGGGCTAGGCCCCTCCTCCATAGCTGCTATGATGCTAGGGGACATGGGAGCCGAGGTTATCAAGATTGATCTGCCTTCAGGCGGTGGGAGCCGAGGGGTGGGTGATGGTATTCCTTTTATGCCAGAAGATCAGGAAGAGGTTGACAGGGCCAACGCATGGATGGCCACCAACAGGAACAAGAAGAGCGTGGCAATCAACCTCAGGACCGAGGCTGGGCAGCGGATCTTCCAAAAACTGGCCCAGACCTCCGACGTCATCATCGAGAGCTTCCGTCCCGGGGTAATGGATCGCATGAACGCCGGGTACCAAGCTATATCGAAGATAAACCCCAGGATTATCTACTGCTCCGTCTCAGGCTATGGACAGACCGGCCCGTATCGCAATTTCCCTGGCCACGATGCTAACTACTCCGGCATGGGCGGCGTTCTCGGCCTCACTGGCGAAAGCCAGGAAGGCAAGCCGGTTATCGCCCTCAACATAGTGGCCGACATAGCCGTCGCCGTGTTTGAGGCAGTGATCGGCATCCTGCTGGCCGTTTGCGCCCGCGAGAGGACGGGTCGTGGGCAGCATGTAGATATCTCCATGACAGATGGCGTCGTCTCGCTTCTTATTGGAGTGCCTGGAGCAGGAGAGTACTTGTATAGCCAGGCCTTGCCGCGACGAGGTGAGACCATGACTAGTGGTAATCGGCCTTATTACGCCGTATATCAAACCAAGGATAACAAGTACCTCACCGTTTGCCCTATCGAGCCGCGTTTCTGGGGCAACCTGTGCCGTGCCATCGGTCGCGAAGACCTCATACCTCAACAGTTTGATCCGAGCATGGAAGGCGAGCTACGTAGCCAGTTAAGCCGTATCTTACTGACGAAGTCCAGAGACGAGTGGTTTGAACTTCTCACCAAAGCAGATGTGCCGGTGGGCAAAGTCCTGGACATGGACGAGCTATTCTCAGACCCCCAGGTACTGCATCGCCAGATGATCATGGAGTTGAAACATCCCAAATTTGGAAAGGTGAAGCAGATCGGTATCGGCATAAAGCTCTCAGACACGCCAGGTGAGGTGCGCGCCTTGGCACACCGCCTAGGGCAGGACACCAATGAAGTGCTCTCCGGCCTGGGTTATTCCCAGTCTGAGATGAAGGAATTACGCCAGCAAGGGGCGATCTACTAG
- a CDS encoding FtsX-like permease family protein, translated as MNMLRRSLRNLFRSPLRTTLMVALLAVSIGLGLIMFTVHDATESQLESIGTQIGTEITIRPAGSFGGMGGGEPLAQEDVDKLSDIDHVVSVQASVQTRYTGDSLESGIQPGTLGPGGRPGGDGSTGGAPRTMGIMVMGFDTGVSITDVTLMGGAQMKIVEGRYFTIYETDADVMVIGQALADANDLEVGDTVDIEGTSVTVIGIYDGGQVFGNNMLVMPVGTAERLFDIDGVTSVTVVADDVDNVDGVVSSIRQIFDEDTADVVTAKDMYARIDESVSSAANTSTIGMIAGFAIAAVVVLFSVALLVRQRVKEIGILKAIGASNRQIGLRFSLETLAISLVAGVIGALMTYPLAQKVANLLVDSGSTSQGGGPGGGMFSPVGGTIAGMHVAVSPWVFLYALAIAAALAVLASVLPAWYIARVKPAEVLRNE; from the coding sequence ATGAACATGCTCCGTCGCTCACTGCGTAATCTATTTCGGAGTCCTCTGCGTACGACTCTGATGGTAGCACTGCTGGCGGTCAGCATAGGGCTGGGCCTGATCATGTTCACCGTTCATGATGCTACCGAGAGCCAGTTAGAGTCGATCGGGACGCAGATTGGCACGGAGATCACGATACGGCCAGCGGGATCCTTTGGAGGGATGGGAGGTGGTGAGCCACTGGCCCAGGAAGACGTAGACAAGCTCAGCGATATAGACCATGTGGTCTCGGTACAGGCAAGCGTGCAGACTCGGTATACCGGCGACAGTCTGGAGTCAGGCATCCAACCTGGCACCCTGGGACCCGGTGGGAGACCTGGCGGGGATGGCTCAACAGGAGGGGCACCACGCACCATGGGCATAATGGTCATGGGGTTTGATACTGGGGTCAGTATCACCGATGTAACACTGATGGGTGGTGCGCAGATGAAGATAGTGGAAGGGCGCTACTTCACCATTTATGAAACTGATGCCGACGTGATGGTGATTGGCCAGGCCCTGGCTGATGCGAACGACCTTGAGGTCGGTGATACAGTGGACATAGAGGGCACGTCGGTGACGGTCATTGGTATCTACGACGGTGGTCAGGTATTCGGCAACAATATGCTGGTTATGCCTGTTGGCACTGCCGAGCGCTTGTTTGACATAGATGGGGTGACTTCAGTCACGGTGGTAGCAGACGATGTCGATAATGTGGATGGGGTGGTCAGCTCTATTCGGCAGATCTTTGACGAAGACACGGCGGATGTCGTTACTGCTAAAGACATGTATGCGCGGATAGATGAGTCAGTGTCCAGTGCTGCAAATACCAGTACTATAGGGATGATAGCCGGTTTTGCTATCGCCGCGGTAGTGGTTCTGTTTTCCGTAGCCCTGCTGGTACGTCAGCGCGTGAAGGAGATCGGCATCCTGAAAGCCATCGGGGCATCCAACCGACAGATAGGGCTGCGATTCAGCCTGGAGACCCTGGCTATTAGCCTTGTGGCTGGCGTGATCGGGGCCCTCATGACCTATCCTCTGGCTCAGAAGGTGGCCAACCTGCTGGTTGACAGCGGCTCGACAAGCCAGGGTGGAGGCCCGGGAGGAGGCATGTTCTCACCTGTCGGCGGGACCATTGCCGGGATGCACGTAGCGGTATCGCCATGGGTCTTCCTCTACGCACTGGCCATCGCCGCCGCCCTTGCTGTCTTGGCGAGCGTACTGCCCGCCTGGTATATAGCCAGGGTCAAACCTGCGGAGGTGTTACGCAATGAATAA
- a CDS encoding ABC transporter ATP-binding protein, with the protein MNSSNEAIVTVEDLVKHFKSGSTTVPAVDGVSFTLPQGKMMAIKGESGSGKSTLLNLIGALDKPTSGRVVVDGVDVSQIHGGKEVKYRLNKVGFVFQSYYLIPNMTALENVMLPMELLGAKRDQRETKARELLKRVGITDSRQTRRPARLSGGEQQRVAIARALANDPPIILADEPTGNLDSKTGRQIVALLQSLAREGRTVIVATHSTDIAAKADVVLEMLDGKLTVYVPKPTKIRGSPTVAG; encoded by the coding sequence ATGAATAGCAGCAATGAAGCGATCGTAACAGTTGAGGATCTGGTCAAGCATTTCAAATCTGGTTCTACAACGGTACCAGCAGTTGACGGCGTCAGCTTCACATTGCCCCAAGGAAAGATGATGGCTATCAAAGGCGAGAGTGGCAGCGGCAAGAGCACTCTGCTGAACCTGATAGGAGCTCTGGACAAGCCCACATCCGGAAGAGTTGTGGTGGACGGTGTTGACGTTTCGCAGATTCATGGCGGGAAGGAGGTCAAATACCGACTCAACAAGGTGGGGTTCGTCTTTCAATCGTACTACCTTATTCCAAACATGACCGCGCTGGAGAACGTAATGCTACCAATGGAGCTGTTGGGCGCGAAGCGAGATCAACGGGAAACGAAGGCGCGTGAATTGCTGAAGCGGGTGGGGATCACAGATTCCCGTCAGACCCGGAGGCCTGCCAGGCTTTCAGGGGGCGAACAGCAGCGGGTAGCTATTGCCCGTGCCCTGGCTAATGATCCGCCTATCATCCTGGCCGACGAGCCGACTGGCAATCTGGATTCCAAAACCGGCAGGCAAATTGTTGCGCTTTTGCAGAGTCTTGCGCGAGAAGGAAGAACTGTAATAGTGGCCACGCATAGCACCGACATAGCAGCTAAGGCCGATGTGGTTCTGGAAATGCTGGATGGCAAGCTGACTGTCTACGTACCTAAGCCCACGAAAATAAGAGGCAGTCCTACAGTGGCTGGATAG
- a CDS encoding CoA transferase has protein sequence MPSAPLEGVRVVSFSTGAVMPDFGKILGELGADVIKIESKENMDFMRTIGFDINSVPGFNETNRNTRSFGVNLRTQKGKKLVRQLIKKADIIGENFRGGVMASLGFSYNSVHRIKPDIIYISSQGFGSGGPYSDYQAYGPMLAAASGVLNLWAHPDDPYPVGSNVPLPDHIASKQAVVAVLAALDYRRRTGKGQFIDMSQVEVAASLIGEFCLEYTVNGRVPKAMGNRSLYAAPYGCYRCKGDDQWCAISVFTNDEWQRFCKAIGNPGWTRDPKVADIVSRLRNVDELDRLVEQWTIERDPIEVMNTLQAAGVAAGVAQRSIDTINDPQLKWLGAIIELDHPVAGKRLYPGIPFKISNMTLRPSTAAPLLGQHTEEICRELLQLSEDEISKLKGDEVLEVPA, from the coding sequence ATGCCCAGTGCTCCCCTGGAAGGCGTAAGAGTAGTAAGCTTTAGCACCGGTGCCGTAATGCCCGACTTCGGCAAGATTCTGGGCGAACTCGGAGCCGACGTCATCAAAATAGAGTCGAAGGAAAATATGGATTTCATGAGAACCATCGGGTTCGATATTAACAGCGTTCCTGGGTTCAACGAGACGAATCGCAATACGCGCAGCTTTGGGGTGAACTTGAGAACTCAGAAGGGGAAAAAGCTCGTCAGGCAGCTCATCAAGAAGGCTGACATTATCGGGGAGAACTTCCGGGGTGGTGTAATGGCAAGCCTGGGATTCAGCTACAATAGCGTGCACCGCATCAAGCCTGACATCATCTATATCAGCAGTCAGGGTTTTGGGTCAGGAGGCCCGTACAGCGACTATCAGGCCTACGGCCCCATGCTGGCGGCGGCCTCGGGCGTGCTTAACCTGTGGGCTCACCCCGACGACCCTTATCCTGTAGGCTCTAATGTTCCCTTGCCAGACCACATAGCCAGCAAGCAGGCTGTGGTGGCAGTGCTGGCTGCCCTTGACTACAGGCGCCGCACAGGCAAGGGCCAGTTCATCGATATGTCCCAGGTAGAGGTGGCAGCCTCTCTCATCGGCGAGTTCTGCCTGGAGTACACGGTAAATGGACGGGTGCCGAAGGCGATGGGGAACAGAAGCTTGTATGCTGCCCCGTATGGCTGCTATCGCTGCAAGGGTGATGACCAGTGGTGTGCTATAAGCGTATTCACCAACGACGAGTGGCAGAGGTTCTGTAAGGCCATCGGTAATCCTGGCTGGACGAGGGATCCCAAAGTCGCCGACATTGTCAGCCGATTAAGAAATGTCGATGAGCTGGACAGACTGGTGGAGCAATGGACCATTGAACGTGACCCCATTGAGGTGATGAACACATTGCAGGCCGCTGGAGTGGCCGCTGGAGTGGCACAGCGCTCTATCGACACCATCAATGACCCGCAGCTTAAATGGTTGGGTGCCATCATAGAGTTAGACCATCCTGTAGCTGGGAAAAGGCTTTATCCGGGTATACCCTTCAAGATATCGAATATGACGCTTCGCCCAAGCACAGCAGCGCCTCTGCTGGGTCAGCACACCGAGGAGATTTGCCGCGAATTGCTGCAATTGTCTGAAGATGAGATAAGCAAACTGAAAGGGGACGAGGTCCTGGAGGTCCCGGCCTAA
- a CDS encoding rhomboid family intramembrane serine protease: protein MLPISDPDIIRRRFPIVTLSLVALCAVIFIYEVTLGQTDRMVLFYRFGMIPSELTRGIGYQILGTPSGSFDIATPFSDWITLFTSMFLHGDWMHFASNMLFLWVFGKTIEDRFGHIPYLLLYISAGVAASWMQIAVSMHSEVPTIGASGAIAGVLGAYFLLYPLSRIRTLVIFIFIVFVRIPAVVLLGFWILLQFFEGLGSLGPSTQTGGIAYWAHIGGFIFGVIVAAIVNLFAPAGRGHRPSTWRER from the coding sequence ATGCTGCCGATATCCGATCCTGACATCATAAGACGACGATTTCCGATAGTCACCCTATCGCTTGTCGCTCTGTGCGCTGTTATCTTCATCTACGAGGTGACCCTCGGCCAGACCGACCGCATGGTGCTATTCTACCGGTTCGGAATGATCCCCTCCGAACTGACCCGGGGAATCGGTTACCAGATCCTGGGGACACCCTCGGGAAGTTTTGACATAGCGACCCCCTTCTCCGACTGGATAACTCTGTTTACCTCCATGTTTCTCCACGGTGACTGGATGCACTTCGCCAGCAATATGCTCTTTCTTTGGGTCTTCGGCAAGACCATCGAGGATCGCTTTGGTCATATCCCCTACCTGTTGTTGTACATCAGCGCAGGCGTTGCCGCTAGCTGGATGCAGATAGCGGTCAGCATGCACTCTGAGGTGCCCACCATCGGGGCCAGTGGCGCCATAGCTGGAGTCCTGGGAGCTTACTTCTTGCTTTATCCCTTGAGCCGTATACGCACTCTGGTAATCTTCATATTCATCGTCTTCGTTCGCATTCCGGCAGTCGTGCTGCTTGGTTTCTGGATATTACTCCAATTTTTCGAAGGACTCGGCTCCCTGGGACCTTCCACTCAGACCGGCGGAATCGCCTACTGGGCCCACATCGGTGGTTTCATATTTGGCGTCATAGTGGCAGCCATAGTCAATCTTTTCGCGCCGGCCGGGCGCGGCCACCGCCCGTCTACCTGGCGGGAGCGCTAG
- a CDS encoding nitroreductase produces MDAIEAINSRKSVRAFKPDPVPRRILQKIMEATLRAPSWENTQPWEFAVLGGEAMRKVNDAFMEKMRAWQKPHLDLPWPKFTGPYLERAKADGRQLFREMGIAKDDASAIMNWRLASTQFFHAPNGVIVYMDASLGEWSLVDIGIALQTLMLAAWHYGVGTCALAAAVTYPDVLRSLLNIPESKRIVVGVALGYPDFSSPAVKFRTEREPLERLVSWHGFD; encoded by the coding sequence ATGGACGCTATCGAAGCAATCAATAGCCGGAAGAGCGTACGCGCCTTCAAACCGGACCCCGTTCCCAGAAGGATCCTCCAGAAGATCATGGAGGCCACCCTCAGGGCACCGTCGTGGGAGAACACGCAGCCATGGGAGTTTGCCGTACTCGGCGGAGAGGCCATGAGAAAGGTGAACGATGCTTTCATGGAGAAGATGAGAGCCTGGCAGAAGCCCCACCTCGACCTCCCCTGGCCCAAGTTCACGGGGCCTTACCTGGAGCGAGCAAAAGCGGACGGAAGACAGCTTTTCCGCGAAATGGGGATAGCCAAAGACGACGCGTCGGCGATCATGAACTGGCGGCTGGCCTCCACACAATTTTTCCATGCTCCCAATGGAGTAATAGTATACATGGATGCCTCGCTAGGAGAGTGGTCGCTGGTAGACATAGGCATAGCTCTCCAAACCCTCATGCTGGCGGCCTGGCACTATGGCGTAGGCACTTGTGCTCTGGCTGCTGCGGTGACTTATCCTGACGTCCTCCGCAGTCTGCTGAACATACCGGAGTCGAAACGTATCGTGGTAGGCGTGGCCCTGGGGTATCCAGACTTTTCCAGCCCCGCGGTGAAATTCCGCACCGAACGCGAACCACTGGAAAGACTGGTGAGCTGGCACGGCTTTGACTGA